The Oncorhynchus clarkii lewisi isolate Uvic-CL-2024 chromosome 8, UVic_Ocla_1.0, whole genome shotgun sequence nucleotide sequence AAGACAGGGCATCTATTAGCAACAACTAGGATGGGTTGCTagtatgactaggattgtgcctttggcttctggacaaccaaagaaagttgatatgaaaagcaatagaacaggagagaaatgctgCTTAATGGCAtgaggaagtctttataaaacaattgCCTCTGTTTCTATGGTTGAATAATGGTTAGGCTACGTTGAAGCAAagtaagacatgcctcattatTTGAAGTAAAGTAAAACGTTCAGTTTCAAACAATTATACTGCCACAAGCTCACATTGCAAAGTGGTGGGTGACTCGCTGATAGCCTTCCTACCATCGACTATAGTCTATGCACTCGAATGAAGAATGGGAGGCGCCCTTTGATTATGAGTTGAGATTGAAAAATACAAGTAATAGTTCTTTAATCGTGGCCATCAGAACAGTTTAACACgtgattgcatttagaattgttatTTGTTGCGCAATGACTGGGCTTGCAAAAGCACATTTGACTCCAGTACCAGCTTTTTGAGGAGCTGCTCTCGCattgtctgacaggtggtaggcTATTCCGCTCCTCAAACCAGGCTCTGTATGCTGTGCGTGTGTGATTTTAATAAGATGCATGATGACTAACAAAAATATACGCATCAATTTCATTCCAcgaaattatgcaaattaacctataCACCGATAAGCATGAACGGTAAAATGCATTTTCGGTGGATAACTGATTTAACGGTTAACCGTTAACATCCGTAATTGGTACTGCACCCACACGCAATAGGGTTGCAATATATGGGCAAAACATTTTAATTGCGATTTAAAAAATATTGACCATTTATATATTGCGAtatagatcaaaacacttgggtgaactatTGAAATAGaatgatttatattaagaagcgaAGTGGAAAGCAGCATTGTGTTGACTGCATTTTATCTAACAGAACAGCATGCAAACTTATAGTGAATCTAACTTTGAGGAGGGGGAACTGTGCTGCTTGAGTGAcagggcttggtgtgtgtgggaAGCAGCCACAAgcgatgagagggagagagacgacaAATTGAGTAAACCGTAACTGACGTTACACTCAGCTTATTGGCGTTCCAAAATATTGCATGCGATATGGATCTCTTGCGATATGGATATTGCACAAATCAATTTAGAAATTTGATTAATTGTGCAGCCCTAATACAGACAAGCACCCATTGAGAAAATGTCAATACAGTCTACTGACACAAAATGGTAAAAGTATAAGGTATGTCAGGCCTAAATGTTTTCCCTGACGGTAGATAACATGTACGCTCACACACCCTACAGGTATCTGCCCAGAGAAGTCGACCCCCTGGTGTACAACATGTCCCATGAAGACCCTGGCAGTATCTCCTACTCAGAGATTGGTGGCTTGGCCGAGCAGATCCGTGAACTGAGAGAGGTACACGTCACATCCTACAGTACAGTTAGTACTGCTTCCCTGAAGCAGGCAGGTGTTCTATATGACACTCCCCTATGTTCCCTGTCAGGTGATTGAGCTGCCCCTGACCAACCCTGAGCTTTTCCTGAGGGTGGGGATTATCCCTCCAAAGGGCTGCCTGCTCTACGGACCTCCAGGTGAGTCACTAGCAGGATTTTGATGTAGACTTTAAATTGTTCCTTGATTCCTCATGTCCTGGATTCCTTGACCTACATCTCAAAACACATTGCATCAAAAAATCTGAGGTCCCTCCCCtcagaccttctcctccaatgcgtCTTGAGAAGGAGGTCTAGGAATAAAGGATGCGGCGAACCAAGGAAAGACTTGAGATTCACCATGAGTAATGCTGGTTATGTCACCGAGGTCCTGAGGTCATCGATTTCCTTTATGCACTTATCTTTTCATTAGGCACCGGAAAGACCCTTCTGGCAAGAGCTGTAGCCAGTCAGATGGACTGTAACTTCCTCAAGGTGAGTAATAGGCTACACTGTTTTCCTCCACTGGCCCTTCAGGGTGTATTCACTATTCTTTGAACAACATGGCTGATGCTTAGCATGTCCTGTCTTCTTTGCACCGGTTGCGGCAGGTTGTGTCCAGCTCCATTGTGGATAAGTACATTGGAGAGAGCGCCAGGCTCATCAGGGAGATGTTCAACTATGCCAGGGACCACCAGCCCTGCATCATCTTCATGGACGAGATCGACGCCATCGGTGAGCATCCTCacctgtagcctggtcccagatcagtttgagtTGTAAAGCCAATTGCTGTAGTCATTGTCAACCAAaggagttggctatacagcaaaaccagatctgggaccaggctaagcaTCCTGAGCCCTGATGCCATATCTATTCCTTCTCCCTTTGCTTAGCATTGCGTGCAGTGTCTGGGAATGTTGAATGTGTTGTaagttaaatacttttttctctaCAAGGTGGCCGAAGGTTCTCAGAGGGCACGTCAGCTGACAGAGAGATCCAGAGGACCCTGATGGAGGTAAAATGGGCGGCCATAACTCTTAGATATATGTTACATAGAATGGATAATGTTCAACAGATGTTGCTTTCTATGAGAATGATGGTTTTGTAAAATATATTTGGTGAAAGACCGTTCTGTGGCTTGGTCAGTACAGTATATCTTCTGGGTGATGTTGAAGATGGGAATAGAACTCGGTGACGTGTAGTTTGCAGCCAGCTTGACTGGCATTTCAATACATACTGAAGGGTCTTACTGAAAGATGTCTAAAGTTATCCGGATCCACGGCAGATAATCCTCTCTGTGTGTTGGCTCCTCGCCGACTTAtcttttgtgtgtttgtgcgccgCACAGCTGCTGAACCAAATGGATGGCTTTGACACCCTGCACAGAGTCAAGATGATCATGGCCACCAACCGGCCTGACACCCTGGACCCTGCACTGCTGCGTCCCGGCAGACTGGACCGCAAGATCCGTACGTTCTTCCTCCTCTCATCATCCCGCAACCTTCATACTTAATCCTCTTAATGTAATATAatgatatatgccatttagcagacacttctaTCCTAAGTGACTTAGTTATGTGTGTATACATTCTTTGatggtcccgggaatcgaacccacaaacctGATGTTTCATGTGCCATTGCTCTACCAACTGTGGCCTTATCTCCTTTGGGAGATAAGGCCACAATGATCTCCTTCCATTTCTTTCTCAATCATAACCAAGTAGAAAGAAATGTGAATGTCTATGGTATGAAACGATGAGTGACCCATGGTTATTTCTACTGTTCCAACAGACATTGAGCTGCCCAATGAACAGGCCCGCTTGGACATCCTGAAGATCCACTCTGGCCCCATCACCAAACATGGagaaataggtgtgtgtgtgtgtgtactcactcaCTATGGAGACACTGTGGTCTtgattgttagcacagctgggaCTGGGACACATTTGGGTGTAATCATGTTTTCGATTTTGTTTCACTGCTTCTTGTAACAGGTGTTGTCGCTTTGTATTTTTAGATTACGAAGCGATCGTGAAGCTTTCAGACGGCTTCAACGGAGCCGATTTGAGAAATGTGTGCACTGAAGCAGGTAACTGACCAACATTATGGGTGGCTTTCCCGGCTAAAAATAAAGCCTATTCCTGGACTGAAAAGCTATTTTAATGAAGATTCTCCATAGAGTATGCTTTTTAgtttacagtcgtggccaaaagttttgagaatgacacaaatatgaatttccacaaaatttgctgcttcagtgtctttagatatttttgtcagatgttactatggaatactgaagtataactaCAAGTATTTcatgtgtcaaaggcttttattgacaattacatgaagttaatgaatagagtcaatatttgcagtgttgtcccttctttttcaagacctctgcaatccgccctggcatgctgtcaatgaacttctgggccacatggcagccc carries:
- the LOC139415287 gene encoding 26S proteasome regulatory subunit 10B, translated to MADTREKGLQDYRKRLLEHKEIDGRLKELREQLKEQTKQYEKSENDLKALQSVGQIVGEVLKQLTEEKFIVKATNGPRYVVGCRRQLDKSQLKPGTRVALDMTTLTIMRYLPREVDPLVYNMSHEDPGSISYSEIGGLAEQIRELREVIELPLTNPELFLRVGIIPPKGCLLYGPPGTGKTLLARAVASQMDCNFLKVVSSSIVDKYIGESARLIREMFNYARDHQPCIIFMDEIDAIGGRRFSEGTSADREIQRTLMELLNQMDGFDTLHRVKMIMATNRPDTLDPALLRPGRLDRKIHIELPNEQARLDILKIHSGPITKHGEIDYEAIVKLSDGFNGADLRNVCTEAGMFAIRTDHEYVTQEDFMKAVRKVADSKKLESKLDYKPI